In Ancalomicrobiaceae bacterium S20, the following proteins share a genomic window:
- a CDS encoding acyl-CoA dehydrogenase family protein, giving the protein MTATTFETHEVVNQPPPQPSVNLYESDPILIGALEGVLDSTVEVALGDYGKFWGSAEARELGRMANLHGPALKPTDPFGHRVDQVEFHPAYHALVRRGATAGLAVSLWDEEDETEKKRRHALRAARLMMAAQSECGHLFQLSSTSAALSVLTAAGDIGTEWLARALPRRYDHRFAPAADKAGITIGLGITEKQGTLPFIEPSTRATRDEETAGWTLTGHKWFLSAPQSDAFLVTAHAPEGASLFLVPRLRADGSVNAIRFVRLKDKLGNRSSATVEAEFADAEAIVVGTLGTGNEGLATILQHVRFDAAAMAVGVMRGALAQAVHHARHRAIAGEHLLDQPLMARVLADMTLDVAAATALTIRIAHAMDKAAEDDGEAAYARLVIPAAKYWITKTAIAVSAEALEAVGGNGYVEDHDLARPYRDAPGWALWGGPGNVLALDVLKTVEDGAEAFDAAVGEIAVDLDRQASTSADLIREAAQACIADQGSARILVEQIALTAAAAALHRFAPRPITDAFVDTRLSGPWRASYGMLDARFDARGIVDYAFPAS; this is encoded by the coding sequence ATGACGGCGACGACGTTCGAGACCCACGAGGTCGTGAACCAGCCACCGCCGCAGCCCTCCGTCAATCTCTATGAATCCGACCCGATCCTGATCGGCGCGCTCGAAGGCGTGCTCGACTCGACCGTCGAGGTCGCGCTCGGCGATTACGGCAAGTTCTGGGGCTCGGCCGAGGCGCGCGAACTCGGCCGCATGGCCAACCTGCACGGCCCGGCGCTGAAGCCGACCGACCCGTTCGGCCACCGCGTCGATCAGGTCGAGTTTCATCCCGCCTATCATGCGCTGGTCCGTCGCGGCGCGACCGCCGGCCTCGCCGTCTCGCTGTGGGACGAGGAGGACGAGACCGAGAAGAAGCGGCGCCACGCCTTGCGCGCCGCGCGGCTGATGATGGCGGCGCAGTCGGAATGCGGTCACCTGTTCCAACTGTCGTCAACCTCGGCCGCGCTGTCGGTGCTGACCGCGGCCGGCGACATCGGCACGGAATGGCTCGCCCGGGCCCTGCCGCGCCGCTACGACCACCGCTTCGCCCCCGCCGCCGACAAGGCCGGCATCACCATCGGCCTCGGCATCACCGAGAAACAGGGCACGCTGCCCTTCATCGAGCCGAGCACGCGCGCGACCCGTGACGAGGAGACGGCCGGCTGGACGCTGACCGGCCACAAGTGGTTCCTGTCGGCGCCGCAGTCCGACGCGTTCCTGGTCACCGCCCATGCGCCGGAGGGCGCCTCGCTGTTCCTGGTGCCGCGGCTCCGCGCCGACGGCAGCGTCAACGCGATCCGTTTCGTCCGCCTGAAGGACAAGCTCGGCAACCGCTCGAGCGCGACCGTCGAGGCCGAGTTCGCCGACGCCGAGGCCATCGTGGTCGGCACGCTCGGCACCGGCAACGAGGGCCTGGCGACCATTCTCCAGCACGTGCGCTTCGACGCCGCCGCCATGGCGGTCGGCGTCATGCGCGGTGCGCTGGCTCAGGCCGTCCATCACGCCCGCCACCGCGCCATCGCCGGCGAGCACCTGCTCGACCAGCCGCTGATGGCGCGCGTGCTCGCCGACATGACGCTCGACGTCGCCGCCGCGACCGCACTGACCATCCGCATCGCCCATGCCATGGACAAGGCCGCCGAGGACGACGGCGAGGCCGCTTATGCGCGGCTCGTGATTCCGGCGGCGAAATACTGGATCACCAAGACCGCCATTGCGGTCTCGGCCGAAGCGCTGGAGGCGGTCGGCGGCAACGGCTACGTCGAGGATCACGATCTCGCCCGCCCCTATCGCGACGCCCCCGGCTGGGCGCTCTGGGGCGGCCCCGGCAATGTGCTGGCGCTCGACGTGCTGAAGACGGTCGAGGATGGCGCGGAGGCGTTCGACGCCGCGGTCGGCGAGATCGCCGTCGATCTCGACCGGCAAGCGAGCACCTCCGCCGACCTGATCCGCGAGGCGGCCCAGGCCTGCATCGCCGATCAGGGCTCGGCGCGTATCCTGGTCGAACAGATCGCGCTGACGGCCGCCGCTGCGGCACTGCACCGCTTCGCGCCGCGCCCGATCACCGACGCCTTCGTCGACACGCGCCTGTCCGGCCCGTGGCGAGCGAGCTACGGCATGCTGGATGCCCGCTTCGACGCACGCGGCATCGTCGACTACGCCTTCCCGGCGAGCTGA
- a CDS encoding aspartate carbamoyltransferase catalytic subunit produces MTSDRHAAVPAFRHKHLLGIEGLAPSDILDLLDKAEEEVLVSRQVEKKKNVLRGRTQINLFFEASTRTQSSFEIAGKRLGADVMNMSVASSSVKKGETLIDTAQTLNAMRPDILVVRHHAAGAVHLLARKVSCSVINAGDGAHEHPTQALLDALTIRRHKGDIRGLVVAICGDVLHSRVARSNILLLNALGAEVRVVGPSTLMPKGIDRLGVTVHKTMREGLRDADIVMMLRLQRERMNGSFVPSVREYFRYWGLDQEKLGYAKPDALVMHPGPMNRGVEIDPEVADGPQSLIAEQVEMGVAVRMAVLEALAEHLPNA; encoded by the coding sequence ATGACCAGCGATCGACACGCGGCCGTGCCGGCCTTCCGCCATAAGCACCTCCTCGGGATCGAGGGCCTTGCGCCCTCGGACATCCTCGACCTGCTCGACAAGGCCGAGGAAGAGGTGCTCGTTTCCCGGCAGGTCGAGAAAAAGAAGAACGTTCTGCGTGGTCGCACGCAGATCAACCTGTTCTTCGAGGCGTCCACCCGGACGCAATCCTCCTTCGAGATCGCCGGCAAGCGGCTCGGTGCCGACGTCATGAACATGTCGGTCGCCTCGTCCTCGGTGAAGAAGGGCGAGACGCTGATCGACACGGCGCAGACGCTGAACGCCATGCGCCCGGACATTCTGGTCGTGCGTCACCACGCCGCCGGCGCGGTGCATCTCCTGGCGCGGAAAGTGTCCTGCTCGGTGATCAACGCCGGCGACGGCGCGCACGAGCATCCGACCCAGGCGCTGCTCGACGCGCTGACCATCCGCCGTCACAAGGGCGACATCCGCGGTCTCGTGGTCGCGATCTGCGGCGACGTGCTGCATTCGCGCGTCGCCCGCTCGAACATCCTGCTGCTCAACGCGCTCGGCGCCGAGGTGCGCGTGGTCGGGCCCTCAACGCTGATGCCGAAGGGCATCGACCGGCTCGGCGTCACCGTGCACAAGACCATGCGCGAGGGCCTGCGCGACGCGGACATCGTCATGATGCTGCGGCTGCAGCGCGAGCGCATGAACGGCTCGTTCGTACCGTCGGTGCGCGAGTATTTCCGCTATTGGGGCCTCGACCAGGAGAAGCTCGGCTATGCCAAGCCGGATGCGCTCGTCATGCATCCGGGGCCGATGAACCGCGGCGTCGAGATCGACCCCGAGGTCGCCGACGGCCCGCAGAGCCTGATCGCCGAACAGGTCGAAATGGGCGTCGCCGTGCGCATGGCGGTGCTCGAGGCGCTCGCCGAACATCTGCCCAACGCGTGA
- a CDS encoding dihydroorotase — translation MTAPTTLDPRGAAARPILFSGARIIDPARGLDATGAVLVSDGRILAAGPEALNQGAPDGAEIVDARGKVVIPGLVDMRVFVGEPGHEHRETFASASRAAAAGGVTTIITMPDTDPVIDDPALVDFVLRRAREEAAVRVHPMAALTKGLAGEETVEIGLLAEAGAVAFTDGRKSVASSLVMRRALAYGRDFEALIVQHVEDPSLAGAGVATEGEFATRLGLPGIPREAETIMLERDMRLVALAKGRYHAAQISTSDSVEIIRAAKASGLDVTAGISIAHLSLNELDIGTYRSFLKFSPPLRAEDDRQAVIEGLADGTIDIVVSSHDPQDVETKRHPFAEAADGAVGLETLLPAALRLVHDGRVSWLRMIDALSTRPARRLGLEAGTLAAGAPADLVLIDPDEAWILDRHALKSRSKNTPFEDGRFSGRVLHTLVGGRTVFG, via the coding sequence ATGACCGCTCCGACGACCCTCGACCCACGCGGCGCCGCGGCGCGGCCGATCCTGTTTTCCGGCGCGCGGATCATCGATCCGGCGCGCGGGCTCGATGCGACCGGCGCTGTGCTGGTCTCGGACGGGCGCATCCTCGCCGCCGGACCGGAGGCGCTGAACCAGGGCGCCCCGGACGGCGCCGAGATCGTCGATGCGCGCGGCAAGGTGGTCATTCCCGGCCTCGTCGACATGCGCGTCTTCGTCGGCGAGCCGGGCCACGAGCATCGCGAGACCTTCGCCTCCGCGAGCCGCGCGGCGGCGGCGGGCGGCGTCACCACCATCATCACCATGCCGGACACGGATCCGGTGATCGACGATCCGGCGCTGGTCGATTTCGTGCTGCGCCGGGCGCGCGAAGAGGCGGCGGTCCGCGTCCATCCGATGGCGGCGCTGACCAAGGGGCTCGCCGGCGAGGAGACGGTCGAGATCGGCCTGCTCGCCGAGGCGGGCGCGGTCGCCTTCACCGACGGGCGGAAGTCGGTCGCCTCGAGCCTCGTGATGCGCCGGGCGCTCGCCTATGGCCGCGACTTCGAGGCGCTGATCGTCCAGCATGTGGAGGATCCCTCGCTCGCGGGTGCGGGCGTCGCGACCGAAGGCGAATTTGCGACGCGGCTCGGCTTGCCGGGCATCCCGCGCGAGGCCGAGACGATCATGCTCGAGCGCGACATGCGTCTCGTGGCGCTCGCCAAGGGGCGCTATCACGCCGCGCAGATCTCGACATCGGACTCGGTCGAGATCATCCGCGCCGCCAAGGCGAGCGGGCTCGACGTTACGGCCGGCATCTCGATCGCGCATCTGTCGCTGAACGAGCTCGATATCGGCACCTACCGGTCGTTCCTGAAGTTCTCGCCGCCGCTGCGCGCCGAGGACGACCGCCAGGCCGTGATCGAGGGGCTCGCCGACGGCACGATCGACATCGTCGTGTCGAGCCACGATCCGCAGGACGTCGAGACCAAGCGGCATCCGTTCGCGGAAGCCGCCGACGGGGCGGTCGGCCTGGAGACCCTGCTGCCGGCGGCGCTGCGGCTCGTCCACGACGGCCGGGTGTCGTGGCTGCGCATGATCGATGCGCTGTCGACCCGTCCGGCCCGCCGCCTCGGCCTCGAGGCGGGCACGCTGGCTGCCGGCGCGCCGGCCGATCTCGTGCTGATCGACCCGGACGAGGCTTGGATTCTCGATCGCCATGCGCTGAAGTCGCGGTCCAAGAACACGCCGTTCGAGGACGGCCGCTTCTCCGGTCGCGTGCTGCACACGCTGGTCGGCGGCCGGACCGTGTTCGGCTGA
- the plsY gene encoding glycerol-3-phosphate 1-O-acyltransferase PlsY: MPETLTGFFATTPGIAVLAAVGYLLGSIPFGLLITRLAGLGDIRAIGSGNIGATNVLRTGRKSLAVATLVADALKGTAAVLIARWLGGETAALVAAVGAFLGHTFPVWLGFKGGKGVATYIGVLLGLWWPFAVAFCLVWLAMAFLFRISSLSALTASVVVPAGAFLSGYANGPTAIVLALLAALVFIRHRPNIERLLAGTEPKIGGAKG, encoded by the coding sequence ATGCCGGAGACGCTGACGGGCTTTTTCGCGACCACGCCGGGCATCGCCGTGCTGGCGGCTGTCGGCTACCTGCTCGGCTCGATCCCATTCGGCCTGCTGATCACACGGCTCGCCGGCCTCGGCGACATCCGCGCAATCGGCTCGGGCAATATCGGCGCGACCAATGTGCTGCGCACCGGCCGCAAGAGCCTCGCGGTCGCGACGCTCGTCGCCGACGCGCTGAAGGGCACGGCAGCGGTGCTGATCGCGCGATGGCTCGGCGGCGAGACGGCGGCGCTGGTCGCAGCGGTCGGCGCCTTCCTCGGCCACACCTTCCCGGTCTGGCTCGGCTTCAAGGGCGGCAAAGGCGTCGCGACCTACATCGGCGTGCTGCTCGGGCTCTGGTGGCCGTTTGCCGTCGCCTTCTGCCTCGTCTGGTTGGCGATGGCCTTCCTGTTCCGGATCTCGTCGTTGTCGGCGCTGACCGCGAGCGTGGTCGTGCCCGCCGGCGCGTTCCTGTCCGGCTATGCCAACGGTCCGACCGCCATCGTCCTGGCGCTGCTCGCGGCGCTTGTGTTCATCCGCCATAGGCCGAATATCGAGCGGCTGCTCGCCGGCACAGAACCGAAGATCGGCGGCGCCAAGGGCTGA
- the dprA gene encoding DNA-processing protein DprA gives MEIRFADVEPGGVALSEGQRRAWLKLIRSENVGPVTFRQLINHFGAASAALDALPDLARRGGAQRRVRIATDAEIDRELAAAEAAGARFVALGEPTFPPLLRRIEGPPPIIAVAGGEGVLVRPGIGIVGARNASISGRKIAGQFARGLGSAGFVVVSGLARGIDAAAHEGSIDTGTIAVLAGGLDRLYPPENIDLARRIREAHGALVSEMPFGWEPRARDFPRRNRLISGLSLGVVVVEAAARSGSLHTARFAAEQGREVFAVPGSPLDPRAEGANDLIREGATLVTKPDHVVEALAPLIGERFALPEAEEPARDDLDFSGEPTDAARRLVIEALGPTPTAVDEIIRATGLSPGAVQYVLLELDLAGRLERQGQGRVSLLM, from the coding sequence ATGGAGATCCGCTTTGCCGACGTCGAGCCCGGGGGTGTCGCGCTCTCCGAGGGACAACGGCGGGCGTGGCTGAAGCTGATCCGCTCCGAGAACGTCGGGCCTGTCACATTCCGCCAGCTGATCAACCACTTCGGCGCTGCCAGTGCGGCGCTCGACGCCTTGCCGGATCTCGCCCGGCGGGGCGGGGCGCAGCGGCGGGTGCGGATCGCGACCGATGCCGAGATCGATCGCGAACTCGCCGCCGCCGAGGCTGCGGGCGCGCGGTTCGTGGCGCTCGGCGAGCCGACGTTTCCGCCGCTCCTGCGCCGGATCGAGGGACCGCCGCCGATCATCGCGGTGGCGGGCGGCGAGGGCGTGCTGGTCCGGCCGGGCATCGGCATCGTCGGGGCACGCAACGCCTCGATCTCCGGGCGCAAGATCGCCGGGCAGTTCGCGCGCGGGCTCGGGTCGGCCGGCTTCGTTGTCGTGTCGGGGCTCGCGCGCGGGATCGATGCGGCCGCGCATGAAGGTTCGATCGATACGGGCACGATCGCCGTGCTCGCCGGCGGGCTCGACCGGCTCTATCCGCCGGAGAACATCGATCTCGCCCGCCGGATCCGCGAGGCACACGGGGCGCTCGTCTCCGAAATGCCGTTCGGCTGGGAGCCGCGCGCCCGCGACTTTCCGCGCCGCAATCGGCTGATCTCCGGGCTGTCGCTCGGCGTCGTGGTGGTCGAGGCCGCCGCGCGCTCGGGCTCGCTGCACACGGCGCGCTTCGCCGCCGAGCAGGGCCGCGAAGTGTTCGCGGTGCCGGGGTCGCCGCTCGATCCGCGTGCGGAAGGTGCCAACGACCTGATCCGCGAAGGCGCGACCCTGGTGACCAAGCCCGATCACGTGGTCGAGGCACTGGCGCCCTTGATCGGCGAGCGCTTCGCGCTGCCGGAGGCGGAGGAGCCGGCGCGCGACGATCTGGATTTTTCCGGCGAGCCGACCGATGCGGCGCGGCGCCTGGTGATCGAGGCGCTCGGGCCGACCCCGACGGCGGTCGACGAGATCATCCGCGCGACCGGGCTGTCGCCCGGCGCGGTGCAATATGTGCTGCTCGAACTCGACCTCGCCGGCCGGCTCGAGCGGCAGGGCCAAGGGCGGGTCAGCCTGCTGATGTGA
- the ruvX gene encoding Holliday junction resolvase RuvX translates to MAKDTAITLAELAERLPPAARLIGLDLGTKTIGLALSDLGRRIATPLETIRRVKFKADAEALLKICAKHEIAALVIGLPLNMDGSEGPRVQATRAFVRNLEPLSNLPIVYWDERLSTAAVTRTLLDADASRARRAEVVDKMAAAYILQGVLDRMQGMARAAAAEGVLGSADTAGTRD, encoded by the coding sequence ATGGCCAAAGACACCGCGATCACCCTCGCCGAACTCGCCGAACGGCTGCCGCCCGCCGCGCGCCTGATCGGCCTCGACCTCGGCACCAAGACCATCGGCCTCGCCCTCTCCGACCTCGGTCGGCGCATCGCGACGCCTTTGGAGACGATCCGGCGCGTGAAGTTCAAGGCCGATGCCGAAGCGCTCTTGAAGATCTGCGCCAAACACGAGATCGCGGCGCTGGTCATCGGCCTGCCGCTCAACATGGACGGCTCCGAAGGCCCGCGCGTCCAGGCGACGCGCGCCTTCGTGCGCAATCTGGAGCCCCTGTCGAACCTGCCGATCGTCTACTGGGACGAGCGCCTGTCGACCGCCGCGGTGACCCGCACGCTGCTCGATGCCGATGCGAGCCGCGCCCGCCGCGCCGAGGTCGTCGACAAGATGGCCGCCGCCTACATCCTGCAAGGCGTGCTCGACCGCATGCAGGGCATGGCGCGGGCCGCCGCGGCCGAAGGCGTGCTCGGCTCGGCGGACACGGCCGGCACGCGCGACTGA
- a CDS encoding metal-dependent hydrolase codes for MKITWYGHSTFRIEIPAENDKGKVEILLDPFLNGNPKAPVTIEEAAAGLDHIIVSHGHDDHIGDLLPLARASGATVTANWEIAMFANSNGIEAINPMNSGGTVDLGAFKVSLTTAHHSSAKSNGDGTFAYLGNPHGIVIAAPGQPTLYYAGDTDIFGDMALIAELYQPTIGILPIGDRFTMGAKSAALAARRFFKFTDVVPCHYMTFGLLDQTPDAFVAAMEGSGVAVHAPAPGGTVEIG; via the coding sequence ATGAAGATCACCTGGTATGGCCATTCGACCTTCCGCATCGAGATCCCGGCCGAGAACGACAAGGGCAAGGTCGAGATCCTGCTCGACCCGTTCCTGAACGGCAATCCGAAGGCGCCGGTCACGATCGAGGAGGCGGCCGCCGGGCTCGACCACATCATCGTCAGCCATGGCCACGACGATCATATCGGCGATCTCCTGCCGCTTGCGCGCGCCTCGGGCGCGACGGTGACGGCGAACTGGGAGATCGCGATGTTCGCCAATTCCAATGGCATCGAGGCGATCAATCCGATGAACTCGGGCGGCACGGTCGATCTCGGCGCCTTCAAGGTGTCGCTGACGACCGCGCATCATTCCTCGGCCAAGTCGAACGGCGACGGCACCTTCGCTTATCTCGGCAATCCGCACGGCATCGTCATCGCCGCGCCGGGCCAGCCGACGCTCTATTACGCCGGCGACACCGACATCTTCGGCGACATGGCGCTGATCGCCGAGCTCTACCAGCCGACAATCGGCATCCTGCCGATCGGCGACCGGTTCACCATGGGCGCGAAGTCGGCCGCGCTCGCCGCGCGACGGTTCTTCAAGTTCACCGACGTCGTCCCGTGTCACTACATGACCTTCGGCCTGCTCGACCAGACGCCCGACGCCTTCGTCGCGGCGATGGAAGGCTCGGGCGTCGCGGTTCACGCACCGGCGCCGGGCGGGACGGTCGAGATCGGCTGA
- the gatC gene encoding Asp-tRNA(Asn)/Glu-tRNA(Gln) amidotransferase subunit GatC, whose protein sequence is MSVDRSTVVRVAHLARIKVTEEEAAKLEGELNSILGFVEQLGEIDVSGVEPMTSVVPIAMKKRDDVVNDGFIADKVVANAPMTEDHFFVVPKVVE, encoded by the coding sequence ATGTCCGTCGATCGCTCGACCGTCGTCCGCGTCGCCCATCTCGCCCGTATCAAGGTCACGGAGGAGGAGGCGGCGAAGCTCGAAGGCGAGCTCAATTCGATCCTCGGCTTCGTCGAGCAACTGGGCGAGATCGACGTCTCCGGCGTCGAACCGATGACCTCGGTCGTGCCGATCGCGATGAAGAAGCGCGACGACGTCGTCAACGACGGTTTCATCGCCGACAAGGTTGTCGCCAATGCGCCGATGACCGAGGACCATTTCTTCGTCGTGCCGAAGGTCGTCGAGTGA
- the gatA gene encoding Asp-tRNA(Asn)/Glu-tRNA(Gln) amidotransferase subunit GatA, translating to MTDLTKLSIAEARDGLKAKTFKAAELTEAYLGAMEKARSLNAYVLETPEKARAMAAASDDRLAKGEARPLEGIPLGVKDLFATEGVRTTACSKILGNFVPPYESTVTSNLWNDGAVMLGKLNNDEFAMGSSNETSAFGPVTNPWRRKGDDGSIDPTPLVPGGSSGGSSAAVAARLCAGATGTDTGGSIRQPAAFTGTVGIKPTYGRCSRWGIVAFASSLDQAGPFARTVRDAAILLKSFASVDPKDTTSVDLPVPDYEAAVGKSIKGKVIGIPKEYRVDGMPAEIEKLWADGIAWLKAAGAEIREISLPHTKYALPAYYIVAPAEASSNLARYDGIRYGLRVPGDDIVDTYERTRAAGFGDEVRRRIMIGTYVLSAGYYDAYYVRAQKVRTLIKRDFDLAFHAGVDAILTPATPSAAFGIGEKSGGDPVEMYLLDIFTVTVNMAGLPGIAVPGGLDPKGLPLGLQLIGRPFEEETLFQVAQVIEDAAGTFAPEAWWG from the coding sequence GTGACCGATCTCACGAAGCTCTCCATCGCCGAGGCCCGCGACGGCCTCAAGGCCAAGACCTTCAAGGCCGCCGAACTGACCGAGGCCTATCTCGGCGCCATGGAGAAGGCGCGTTCGCTGAACGCCTATGTGCTGGAGACGCCCGAGAAGGCGCGCGCCATGGCGGCGGCCTCCGACGATCGCCTCGCCAAGGGCGAGGCACGGCCGCTCGAGGGCATCCCGCTCGGCGTCAAGGACCTGTTCGCGACCGAGGGCGTGCGCACGACCGCCTGTTCGAAGATCCTCGGCAACTTCGTGCCGCCCTATGAGTCGACCGTCACGTCGAACCTCTGGAACGACGGCGCCGTCATGCTCGGCAAGCTCAACAATGACGAGTTCGCCATGGGCTCGTCGAACGAGACCAGCGCCTTCGGTCCGGTGACCAACCCCTGGCGCCGCAAGGGCGACGATGGATCGATCGATCCGACCCCGCTCGTGCCGGGCGGCTCGTCGGGCGGTTCGTCGGCCGCGGTCGCGGCGCGGCTCTGCGCGGGCGCGACCGGCACCGACACAGGCGGCTCGATCCGCCAGCCGGCGGCTTTCACCGGCACCGTGGGCATCAAGCCGACCTATGGCCGCTGCTCGCGCTGGGGCATCGTCGCCTTCGCCTCGTCGCTCGACCAGGCCGGCCCGTTCGCGCGCACCGTCCGCGATGCGGCGATCCTCTTGAAGTCGTTCGCCTCGGTCGATCCGAAGGACACGACCTCGGTCGACCTGCCGGTGCCGGACTACGAGGCCGCGGTCGGCAAGTCGATCAAGGGCAAGGTGATCGGCATTCCGAAGGAATACCGCGTCGATGGCATGCCGGCCGAGATCGAGAAGCTCTGGGCCGATGGCATCGCGTGGCTGAAGGCGGCCGGCGCCGAGATCCGCGAGATCTCGCTGCCGCACACCAAATACGCCCTGCCGGCCTACTACATCGTCGCACCGGCCGAGGCGTCGTCGAACCTCGCGCGCTACGACGGTATCCGGTACGGCCTGCGCGTGCCGGGCGACGACATCGTCGACACCTATGAGCGCACGCGCGCCGCAGGCTTCGGCGACGAGGTGCGCCGGCGCATCATGATCGGCACCTACGTCCTGTCGGCCGGCTACTATGACGCTTATTACGTCCGCGCCCAGAAGGTGCGCACGCTGATCAAGCGCGACTTCGATCTGGCCTTCCACGCCGGCGTCGATGCGATCCTGACGCCGGCTACTCCGTCGGCGGCCTTCGGCATCGGCGAGAAGTCGGGCGGCGATCCGGTCGAAATGTACCTGCTCGACATCTTCACCGTGACCGTGAACATGGCCGGCCTGCCGGGCATCGCGGTGCCGGGCGGGCTCGACCCGAAAGGGCTGCCGCTCGGCCTGCAGCTGATCGGCCGGCCGTTCGAGGAGGAGACGCTGTTCCAGGTCGCGCAGGTGATCGAGGACGCCGCCGGAACCTTCGCGCCGGAAGCCTGGTGGGGCTGA
- a CDS encoding SelT/SelW/SelH family protein — MSKPRITITYCRQCNWLLRSAWMMQELLSTFSEELGAVTLVPGTGGVFTIELDGDLIWDRVRDGGFPEIKVLRAKVRDIVQPDRNLGHTDRALGRE, encoded by the coding sequence ATGTCGAAGCCGCGGATCACCATCACCTACTGCCGCCAGTGCAACTGGCTGCTGCGCTCCGCCTGGATGATGCAGGAGCTGCTCTCGACCTTTTCCGAAGAGCTCGGCGCGGTGACGCTGGTGCCCGGCACCGGCGGCGTGTTCACGATCGAACTCGACGGCGACCTGATCTGGGACCGCGTCCGCGACGGCGGCTTCCCCGAGATCAAGGTGTTGCGGGCCAAGGTGCGCGATATCGTCCAGCCGGACAGGAACCTCGGCCACACCGACCGCGCGCTCGGGCGCGAGTGA